A genomic segment from Desulfobulbaceae bacterium encodes:
- the corA gene encoding magnesium/cobalt transporter CorA → MARFIKNKDVSIGQVPGELVFVGEQKVDHVSIRLIDYDKEHLSEMALYDIQEGVAYKETASVTWINVHGLHDSEPISAIGKGFGLHPLVLEDILNTGQRPKMEEYDDYLFFVIKMMRYDSEEGLIRSEQLSMILGKTFLLTFQERPGDVFEPVRERIRRQKGRIRGVGNDYLAYALLDTIVDNYIFIVERLGEQIEDIEDEILDNPSNEILGKINTYKREVNYLRKSIRPAREFLLQLSRLDSNLIHEQTVPFLKDLLDLSTQSVEVVDTYREMLSDHLNIYNTRVGNHLNEIMKVLTIFSAIFIPLSFIAGVYGTNFEYLPELRFRYSYFIFWGVMITVALVMVRFFKRRNWL, encoded by the coding sequence GTGGCCAGATTCATAAAGAACAAAGATGTGTCAATCGGGCAAGTTCCCGGCGAATTAGTGTTTGTCGGTGAACAGAAAGTAGATCATGTCTCCATCCGTTTGATAGATTATGACAAAGAACATCTGTCTGAGATGGCTCTTTATGACATCCAAGAGGGGGTTGCTTACAAGGAGACAGCGTCTGTTACCTGGATCAATGTGCACGGCCTGCATGACTCTGAGCCCATCAGTGCTATTGGTAAAGGGTTTGGGCTTCACCCCCTGGTTCTTGAAGATATTCTCAATACAGGGCAGCGTCCGAAAATGGAAGAGTATGACGACTATCTGTTTTTTGTAATCAAGATGATGCGCTATGACTCGGAGGAAGGACTGATACGTAGTGAACAGTTGAGTATGATTCTGGGGAAAACATTTCTTCTCACCTTTCAAGAGAGGCCGGGAGATGTCTTTGAGCCGGTGCGGGAACGAATCCGTAGACAGAAAGGAAGGATTCGAGGTGTTGGGAATGACTATTTAGCGTATGCCTTGCTGGATACGATTGTCGACAACTATATCTTCATTGTTGAACGATTGGGGGAACAGATTGAAGACATAGAGGACGAAATACTTGATAACCCAAGCAATGAGATCCTCGGCAAGATAAACACCTACAAACGAGAGGTGAACTATCTGCGAAAATCTATTCGACCGGCCAGGGAGTTTCTTCTGCAGTTGAGCCGGCTTGACTCAAACCTTATCCATGAGCAGACAGTGCCTTTTTTGAAAGATCTTCTTGATCTGTCGACTCAATCGGTCGAGGTTGTTGACACCTACAGGGAGATGCTTTCAGATCACCTGAATATCTATAACACCAGAGTCGGCAACCATCTTAATGAGATAATGAAAGTTCTGACGATTTTTTCAGCCATCTTTATCCCCCTGTCCTTTATCGCTGGAGTTTATGGAACGAATTTTGAGTATCTCCCTGAACTGCGTTTCCGTTATAGTTATTTTATCTTTTGGGGCGTCATGATTACCGTGGCCCTGGTAATGGTCAGGTTTTTTAAGAGAAGAAACTGGCTTTAA